A segment of the Capnocytophaga sp. ARDL2 genome:
TTAAAAGGTATCAACCTCGAAGTAAAAGCAGGTGAGGTACACGCAATTATGGGACCAAATGGGGCAGGAAAATCTACCTTGTCTTCCATTATCGCAGGAAACGAAAACTTTGAAGTAACCAAAGGAGAAATTATCCTTGACGGAGAAGAATTAAACGATTTAGCACCAGAAGAAAGAGCTCACAAAGGCGTATTCTTGTCGTTTCAATATCCAGTAGAAATCCCAGGAGTATCTGTAACCAATTTTATTAAAACGGCAATCAACGAAACTAGAAAAGCAAACGGTCAGGAAGATATGCCAGCAAATGAAATGTTGAAATTGATCAAAGAAAAATCTGAAATGCTCGAAATCGATAGAAAATTCCTTTCTCGTTCGCTAAACGAAGGTTTTTCTGGAGGAGAGAAAAAGAGAAACGAAATCTTCCAAATGGCAATGTTAAACCCTAAATTGGCTATTTTAGACGAAACAGACTCAGGATTGGACATCGACGCATTGCGTATCGTAGCCAATGGTGTAAATAAATTGAGAAGCGAAAACAACGCAATCATCGTTATTACACACTACCAAAGACTTTTAGACTACATCGTACCAGATTTTGTACATGTATTGCACGATGGTAAAATCATCAAAACAGGTCCAAAAGAATTGGCATTGGAATTAGAAGAAAAAGGATACGACTGGTTGAAATAAAACAAACAAAATCAAATGGAATTAAAAGAAA
Coding sequences within it:
- the sufC gene encoding Fe-S cluster assembly ATPase SufC, translating into MLKINNLHASVEEKEILKGINLEVKAGEVHAIMGPNGAGKSTLSSIIAGNENFEVTKGEIILDGEELNDLAPEERAHKGVFLSFQYPVEIPGVSVTNFIKTAINETRKANGQEDMPANEMLKLIKEKSEMLEIDRKFLSRSLNEGFSGGEKKRNEIFQMAMLNPKLAILDETDSGLDIDALRIVANGVNKLRSENNAIIVITHYQRLLDYIVPDFVHVLHDGKIIKTGPKELALELEEKGYDWLK